A single region of the Sorex araneus isolate mSorAra2 chromosome 7, mSorAra2.pri, whole genome shotgun sequence genome encodes:
- the GPR25 gene encoding probable G-protein coupled receptor 25 — MALTEPWSASASADPFDDYWGSGMPDELELCPARALPYGAVYIPALYLAAFAAGLLGNAAVVWLLASQRGPRRLVDTFVLHLAAADLGFVLMLPLWAAAAALGGRWPFGMGLCKLSSFALAATRCAGALLLAGMSVDRYLAVGQRLDSRPPRTPRCAQAACAGAWAAALLAGLPALASRGLQPAPGGRGSQCVDAPSDTFQGLGLLLLLLTFALPLSITVVCYYLVARRLRRLPHLGRARRSSLRIICAIEGVFVGSWLPFVALRALSHLARLGALPLPCGLLLALRWGLDIATCLAFVNSCANPFIYLLLDRSFRARLRLGLCGRAGSGARGSSSASSLAPDTSSGFRSHAGPPARDRTGRAAVSAGI, encoded by the coding sequence ATGGCCCTCACGGAGCCCTGGAGCGCCAGCGCCAGCGCCGACCCTTTCGACGACTACTGGGGGTCGGGCATGCCAGACGAGCTGGAGCTATGCCCCGCGCGGGCGCTGCCCTACGGCGCCGTCTACATTCCCGCGCTCTACCTGGCCGCTTTCGCGGCGGGTCTGCTGGGCAACGCCGCGGTGGTATGGCTGCTGGCGAGCCAGCGCGGGCCGCGGCGGCTGGTGGACACCTTCGTGCTGCACCTGGCGGCCGCCGACCTGGGCTTCGTGCTGATGCTGCCCCTgtgggcggcggcggccgcgctcGGTGGCCGCTGGCCCTTTGGCATGGGGCTGTGCAAGCTCAGCAGCttcgcgctggccgccacgcgcTGCGCGGGCGCGCTGCTACTGGCTGGCATGAGTGTGGACCGCTACCTGGCCGTCGGGCAGCGGCTGGACTCGCGGCCGCCCCGCACGCCCCGCTGCGCGCAGGCCGCGTGCGCCGGCGCCTGGGCTGCGGCGCTGCTGGCTGGCCTGCCCGCGCTGGCCTCCCGGGGGCTGCAGCCCGCGCCAGGGGGGCGGGGCAGCCAGTGCGTGGACGCGCCGTCGGACACCTTCCAGGGCCTcggcctgctgctgctgctgctgacctTCGCGCTGCCTCTGAGCATCACGGTAGTCTGCTACTACCTGGTGGCGCGCCGCCTGCGCCGCCTCCCGCACCTGGGCCGCGCCCGGAGGAGCTCGCTCCGCATCATCTGCGCCATCGAGGGCGTCTTCGTGGGCTCCTGGCTGCCCTTCGTCGCACTGCGCGCCCTCTCCCACCTGGCGCGCCTGGGCGCACTGCCGCTGCCCTGCGGCCTGTTGCTGGCGCTGCGCTGGGGCCTGGACATCGCCACCTGCCTGGCCTTCGTCAACTCCTGCGCCAACCCTTTCATCTACCTGCTGCTTGACCGCTCGTTCCGCGCCCGCTTGCGGCTCGGCCTCTGCGGCCGCGCGGGCAGCGGGGCGCGCGGGTCCAGCTCGGCGTCCTCGCTCGCGCCGGACACCAGCTCGGGCTTCCGCAGCCACGCGGGGCCGCCGGCCCGAGACCGCACGGGGCGCGCTGCCGTCTCGGCCGGGATCTGA